One stretch of Siphonobacter curvatus DNA includes these proteins:
- a CDS encoding PepSY-associated TM helix domain-containing protein translates to MHLWLGLLTGLVVFIVSITGTLYVFDEELFRLFHSELYHLKPTQPPLNLSQLRTIAQQAIPGKKITSVKISGDPTDPYLFMAQQVAPPEKAGLTYFTQLTYWDDVFIDPYRGTVLGVVDRKYEFFNLDRQLHQHLLLVKPMGSFIVGGSTLIFMVMLLTGFVLWIPRQWKNLKNRLTVKTSGHWKRLNYDLHNTLGFYILPVVLFIAITGLVWSFKWWEGGIYRLMGVKEKPAFGREFKTPSTQLPTAPAEDLAFTQIRHFVQDQYKIIGINYTDKADKPLNCYCILRNNSDGWRGFSYFFFDSLTGEFFDRIDHEKKPLAMKWRNSNLDLHTGRIYGWPTQILFVIISLISASLPVTGFLIWWGKRKKKSGSFKSRRLKSSGLSVPQPLRGV, encoded by the coding sequence GTGCATCTCTGGCTTGGTTTACTAACCGGCTTGGTGGTTTTCATCGTTTCGATTACCGGCACTTTATACGTGTTTGATGAGGAATTGTTCCGTCTTTTTCACTCGGAATTGTACCACCTCAAACCTACGCAACCACCTCTGAATCTATCTCAGCTTCGAACGATTGCCCAGCAGGCGATCCCCGGAAAAAAGATCACTTCGGTCAAAATTTCCGGGGATCCTACCGACCCGTACCTGTTCATGGCCCAGCAAGTGGCTCCTCCCGAAAAAGCCGGATTGACGTACTTCACTCAACTCACGTACTGGGATGACGTATTCATCGATCCGTACCGGGGAACCGTATTGGGTGTCGTTGACCGGAAGTACGAGTTTTTCAATCTGGATCGGCAATTGCATCAGCATTTACTACTGGTTAAGCCCATGGGCAGTTTCATCGTTGGAGGTTCGACGCTGATTTTCATGGTCATGCTTCTTACGGGCTTTGTCCTGTGGATACCCCGCCAGTGGAAAAACCTGAAGAATCGATTGACCGTGAAGACGAGCGGCCATTGGAAACGTCTCAACTATGATTTGCACAATACGCTGGGCTTTTACATTCTGCCCGTGGTTTTATTCATTGCGATTACGGGGCTGGTCTGGTCGTTTAAATGGTGGGAAGGCGGTATTTATCGTTTAATGGGAGTCAAGGAAAAACCAGCTTTTGGCCGGGAATTCAAGACGCCCTCTACCCAACTCCCTACGGCTCCGGCGGAAGATCTGGCCTTCACACAAATCCGCCATTTTGTACAGGATCAATACAAAATCATTGGTATCAATTATACGGACAAAGCTGACAAACCGCTGAACTGTTACTGTATTTTAAGGAATAATTCCGACGGCTGGCGGGGCTTTAGTTACTTCTTCTTTGATAGTCTTACGGGAGAATTTTTTGATCGGATTGATCACGAAAAAAAGCCCCTGGCGATGAAGTGGCGAAACTCAAATCTGGATTTGCATACAGGTCGTATCTACGGCTGGCCTACGCAAATCCTGTTTGTGATTATCAGCCTGATTTCTGCGTCCTTGCCCGTTACGGGTTTTCTCATTTGGTGGGGAAAACGTAAAAAGAAATCCGGATCATTTAAGTCACGACGACTCAAATCATCCGGATTATCAGTTCCGCAGCCCTTGCGGGGC
- a CDS encoding TonB-dependent siderophore receptor: protein MKSIFLSLVYLALLVSFQLVQAQDQKKNADLPNGVIQGLVQDAAGHFLPAVHITVPSHHTGTSSSETGVFQLQLESGRSYTLHFSSVGYETQKHTVRLPATGGIDLTIVLASTSTALQQVEIVGRKETTYKTSSTFIGSKSATQIKDLPQSVSYASKELIADQGLMRVGEVVKNFSGVTQFTFYDDLTIRGFRINGQSNTQLLNGLRTSTGFWKQPLANYLERVEVLKGPSSALYGNASPGGTVNRVTKKPLDENRKSVSISLGSFNTLRTLLDFTGPANKDSSLLYRINLGYEDAQSFRDLQFDKNLIIAPSFSFLPNDKTRINFDLVYNNSKSRLDRGQSIMNTNDLYSTPTSLALSTGNDYLNEQTYNVSLSLSRKLTNWLSFNAAYMKTGYSEDLYEHRSANAYGVDATGATQPDKIAMQVFMRKRNRYIDNFSGYFNLEGSTGPLEHRIVAGYDYGSEKLPVGGSQLQASGYRNAANNGFIATYNPANKSRYLLDASGNPVPNVPHFDLSNILNSQRIQDDSKLFYAQRSFDPTYYYLNAGYIQDQIKIGRFQALLGVRYENYTDFDKYKTKDEKKTNQSAWLPRFGLVFTATSNINLYATYVQGYNPQTASNIANPNAGGPFKPLESNMVEVGGKSSWFDDRLTASFAVYQIKQKNTLYNANDPQNPDLLRQIGAEESRGFEFDIIGRILPNWSVIASYSFNKAQITETLTEAERNIQKPNAPRNMFNFWTRYSIPQGALKGLGVGFGTNFVDKRNLSISLDQSIPSFQIFNAALYYNVGRVQLQYNLNNLTNKTYWVGGYDYIRLFPGAPSNSLVTINYTF from the coding sequence ATGAAATCTATCTTTCTTTCCCTGGTTTACCTTGCCTTATTAGTATCCTTTCAACTGGTCCAAGCTCAGGATCAGAAAAAAAATGCCGATTTGCCCAACGGTGTCATTCAGGGGCTAGTCCAAGACGCTGCGGGTCACTTCCTGCCCGCTGTTCACATTACGGTTCCTTCGCATCATACGGGCACCAGTTCCAGTGAAACGGGTGTTTTTCAACTGCAGCTCGAATCTGGACGCTCCTATACCCTCCATTTTAGCAGTGTGGGCTACGAAACGCAGAAACATACCGTACGCCTGCCCGCTACGGGTGGTATTGACCTGACGATTGTACTGGCCTCGACGAGTACTGCTTTGCAACAGGTGGAAATTGTGGGTCGCAAAGAAACCACCTACAAAACCAGCTCGACCTTTATCGGTAGTAAATCAGCTACGCAGATCAAAGATTTACCGCAGTCGGTTTCGTACGCCAGTAAAGAACTGATTGCTGATCAGGGTCTGATGCGAGTGGGTGAAGTAGTAAAAAACTTCAGTGGCGTGACGCAGTTTACCTTTTACGATGATTTGACCATCCGTGGATTCCGGATCAACGGCCAGTCCAATACGCAATTGCTGAATGGACTGCGTACGAGCACGGGTTTCTGGAAGCAACCTCTAGCCAATTATCTGGAACGGGTAGAAGTACTGAAAGGCCCGTCATCCGCATTATACGGCAACGCTAGCCCCGGCGGAACGGTGAACCGGGTTACGAAGAAACCACTCGATGAAAACCGGAAATCCGTTAGTATATCGCTGGGTAGTTTCAATACCTTACGAACCTTACTCGACTTTACGGGTCCGGCCAATAAAGACAGTTCGCTGCTGTATCGCATCAATTTGGGTTACGAAGATGCCCAGTCATTCCGGGATTTGCAGTTCGACAAAAACCTAATTATCGCTCCTTCGTTCTCCTTCCTGCCTAACGACAAAACCCGGATCAATTTTGATCTGGTGTACAACAACTCCAAAAGCCGTCTGGATCGTGGCCAGTCGATCATGAATACCAATGATTTGTACTCCACACCCACTTCCCTGGCTTTGAGTACCGGCAATGACTACCTCAACGAGCAGACGTACAACGTTTCCCTGTCGTTGAGTCGGAAGCTAACCAACTGGCTGAGTTTCAATGCGGCTTACATGAAGACCGGTTATTCGGAAGATTTGTATGAACACCGTTCAGCCAACGCCTATGGTGTGGATGCTACCGGAGCTACGCAACCTGACAAAATCGCCATGCAGGTATTTATGCGGAAACGAAACCGGTACATCGATAACTTTTCTGGATACTTCAACCTGGAAGGATCGACGGGGCCTCTGGAACACCGTATTGTAGCGGGGTATGATTACGGTAGTGAAAAACTGCCCGTGGGTGGATCGCAACTGCAAGCCAGTGGGTACCGTAATGCGGCCAATAACGGATTCATCGCTACCTACAATCCGGCGAACAAATCCCGCTATTTACTGGATGCCAGCGGGAATCCGGTGCCGAACGTTCCTCACTTTGACTTAAGCAATATTCTGAACTCGCAACGCATTCAAGACGATAGCAAGCTGTTTTACGCTCAGCGTTCGTTTGATCCTACTTACTACTATCTGAACGCCGGTTATATTCAGGATCAGATCAAGATTGGTCGTTTTCAGGCCTTACTGGGCGTACGGTACGAAAACTACACCGACTTTGACAAGTACAAAACCAAGGATGAGAAGAAGACAAATCAGTCGGCGTGGCTGCCTCGTTTTGGCTTAGTATTTACGGCTACGTCGAACATCAATCTGTATGCGACGTATGTACAAGGCTACAACCCACAAACGGCTTCTAACATAGCTAACCCCAACGCAGGTGGTCCATTCAAACCCCTAGAAAGCAACATGGTTGAGGTGGGTGGTAAATCCAGTTGGTTCGACGACCGACTGACAGCTTCGTTCGCGGTTTATCAAATCAAGCAGAAAAACACGCTTTATAACGCCAACGATCCGCAGAACCCGGATTTGCTGCGTCAGATTGGTGCTGAAGAATCGCGTGGGTTCGAGTTCGACATTATTGGCCGGATTCTCCCAAACTGGAGCGTCATTGCCTCTTACTCGTTCAACAAAGCACAGATCACCGAAACGCTAACCGAAGCTGAGCGTAACATTCAAAAGCCCAACGCTCCGCGTAATATGTTCAACTTCTGGACCCGCTATTCCATTCCGCAGGGTGCCCTGAAGGGCCTTGGCGTGGGCTTCGGCACCAACTTTGTGGATAAACGCAATCTGTCCATCAGTCTTGACCAGAGCATTCCTTCGTTTCAGATTTTCAATGCAGCTCTGTATTACAACGTAGGTCGCGTTCAGTTGCAATACAACCTCAACAACCTGACGAATAAAACGTACTGGGTAGGTGGGTATGATTACATCCGCCTTTTCCCGGGTGCTCCTTCCAATTCGTTAGTAACCATTAACTACACGTTCTGA
- a CDS encoding PPC domain-containing DNA-binding protein yields the protein MKILNYCITLLTVSMLALGTSTAQQKKSDSMKRYTKVPAGYLMVLRQDDDVLKQLEAFAEQEKIPSATFTGMGFVNVTFGFFNFETKEYDPREFKGVELASMTGTIAWQKGKVSLHTHGVVTDKTFAAYGGHILAASVGTGSVEILITVHDKKLDRVMEQPLGANVLHLEP from the coding sequence ATGAAAATTTTGAACTATTGTATCACCCTGCTGACCGTTAGCATGTTGGCTCTGGGAACGAGTACGGCCCAGCAAAAAAAGTCTGATTCCATGAAACGCTATACCAAAGTGCCCGCCGGTTATTTGATGGTTTTACGTCAGGATGATGATGTACTAAAGCAGCTTGAAGCTTTTGCTGAACAGGAGAAGATTCCTTCGGCTACGTTTACGGGCATGGGCTTCGTGAACGTGACCTTTGGTTTTTTCAATTTTGAAACCAAGGAGTACGATCCCCGGGAATTTAAAGGAGTAGAGCTGGCGAGTATGACGGGAACGATTGCCTGGCAAAAAGGAAAAGTTTCACTCCACACGCATGGTGTGGTAACGGATAAGACCTTTGCGGCCTACGGGGGACATATCCTGGCGGCCAGTGTGGGGACGGGCTCCGTCGAGATTCTGATTACCGTTCACGATAAAAAACTGGACCGGGTGATGGAACAACCTCTAGGGGCCAATGTCCTGCATTTGGAACCCTGA
- the sppA gene encoding signal peptide peptidase SppA, with product MKYVLATLVGLVLFSILSVFVLLGIASIAGSGSSDVVIEENSILKLDLNKSFTEHDNKTNPFSDLGGPFVNTEVVGVVQLKEALTKAKADSKIKGIYLKANSPSAGWAVLEEVRAALNDFKKSGKFVYAYGETYSEQGYYLSSMADKVYVNPAGGIDFNGLNAEYEFYKGTFDKLDIKPVVFRVGNYKSAVEPFLRENMSDENREQTRSFLNSIYNQVLAEISESRGVSVPELKTVADSLQAYEPQDALKHKLVTNVGYYDEFESAIRKNLKLKEDDKLKYVGLSKYLKTSDDSKAPNTDNKIAVIIAQGDIVDGDNDSDNQIASEKMAAEIRKARKDKNVKAIVLRINSPGGSGLASEVMWREIQKAKEQKPIIASMSTYAASGGYYMAMGCNKIVAQPTTITGSIGVFSLFFRVDEFTKNKLGITFDRVNTNAHSDYPTLTREMDEFEKNRFQKSTDRFYEVFTAKAAQGRKMPVEKLRAIAGGRVWSGLEGKQNGLVDELGGLEKAIQIAASEAKLKAGEYRVRYPAKKDFYQTLFDTAEDEQEARVMLATFGDLVPYVQKLKKLQTLNGIQARLPYEVRIR from the coding sequence TTGAAATACGTACTAGCTACCCTGGTGGGTCTGGTGCTTTTCTCCATTCTTTCGGTATTCGTGCTGCTAGGCATTGCTTCCATAGCCGGATCGGGAAGTAGTGATGTGGTGATTGAAGAGAACTCCATCCTGAAGCTGGACCTGAATAAAAGCTTTACCGAACACGATAATAAAACCAACCCCTTTTCCGACCTGGGCGGTCCCTTTGTTAATACAGAAGTAGTAGGTGTTGTTCAGTTGAAAGAAGCACTGACGAAAGCAAAAGCCGACTCCAAAATCAAAGGTATCTATCTGAAAGCGAATAGCCCAAGTGCGGGCTGGGCGGTACTCGAAGAAGTACGGGCCGCTTTGAACGACTTTAAAAAATCGGGCAAATTTGTGTACGCCTACGGCGAAACGTATAGCGAGCAGGGCTATTACCTGTCGTCGATGGCCGATAAAGTATACGTGAATCCCGCCGGTGGTATTGACTTCAATGGACTGAACGCTGAATACGAATTCTACAAAGGCACCTTTGATAAGCTTGACATTAAACCCGTTGTATTCCGCGTAGGAAATTATAAGAGTGCCGTGGAGCCTTTCTTACGGGAGAATATGAGTGATGAAAACCGCGAGCAGACTCGGTCATTTCTGAATTCCATTTATAATCAGGTGCTTGCCGAAATCTCGGAAAGCCGGGGCGTTTCGGTACCCGAACTGAAAACGGTAGCGGATTCTTTGCAGGCTTACGAACCACAGGATGCTCTCAAGCACAAACTGGTTACGAACGTGGGCTATTACGACGAATTTGAATCAGCGATTCGGAAAAATCTGAAGCTTAAGGAAGACGATAAACTCAAGTACGTTGGGCTGAGTAAATACCTGAAAACCTCCGATGACTCCAAAGCTCCGAATACAGATAACAAAATTGCCGTGATCATTGCCCAGGGCGACATCGTGGACGGTGATAATGACAGCGATAATCAGATTGCTTCGGAGAAGATGGCAGCCGAAATTCGTAAGGCCCGTAAAGACAAGAATGTAAAAGCTATCGTCCTGCGGATTAACTCGCCGGGTGGTTCTGGCTTAGCTTCAGAAGTGATGTGGCGGGAAATCCAGAAAGCGAAAGAGCAGAAACCCATTATTGCGTCCATGTCTACGTACGCGGCTTCGGGTGGGTATTACATGGCCATGGGTTGTAACAAGATCGTGGCTCAACCCACGACGATTACGGGTTCCATCGGGGTATTCTCCTTGTTCTTCCGCGTCGATGAATTCACCAAGAATAAGCTCGGCATTACGTTTGACCGCGTCAACACCAACGCTCACTCCGATTACCCTACCCTAACCCGGGAAATGGACGAATTTGAGAAGAACCGCTTCCAGAAATCGACCGATCGTTTCTACGAAGTCTTTACCGCAAAAGCGGCTCAGGGACGTAAAATGCCGGTTGAAAAACTCCGGGCCATTGCCGGAGGTCGCGTGTGGTCAGGACTGGAAGGAAAACAGAACGGCCTGGTCGATGAATTAGGTGGACTGGAAAAGGCTATTCAGATTGCCGCCAGTGAAGCCAAACTCAAAGCTGGTGAATACCGGGTTCGGTATCCGGCGAAGAAAGACTTCTACCAAACTCTTTTCGATACAGCTGAAGACGAGCAGGAAGCACGCGTCATGCTGGCCACATTTGGCGATCTGGTACCTTACGTGCAGAAGCTCAAGAAATTACAAACCCTCAATGGTATTCAGGCTCGTTTGCCTTACGAGGTACGAATCCGATAA
- a CDS encoding inorganic pyrophosphatase, giving the protein MSFSTQIAHPWHGVPIGENAPEVVTAFIEIVPTDTVKYEIDKETGFLKIDRPQLFSNYMPCLYGFLPQTYCGDAIAQYATEQSGRDIPEGDGDPLDICVWAEKTIPHGNIILQAIPIGGIRLIDKGEADDKIIAVLKNDAVYGGWTDLNDCPKSVLNRLVHYFLTYKNIPGEAKAIIEIDSVYGRDVAHEVIRKSRQDYQTLTSKIPVI; this is encoded by the coding sequence ATGAGTTTTTCGACGCAAATTGCACACCCCTGGCACGGGGTTCCCATCGGGGAAAATGCCCCTGAAGTAGTTACCGCCTTTATTGAAATTGTACCTACGGATACGGTCAAATACGAAATTGACAAAGAAACGGGCTTTCTGAAAATCGATCGTCCTCAGCTGTTTTCCAATTACATGCCTTGCTTGTATGGCTTCCTGCCCCAGACGTACTGCGGCGATGCCATTGCTCAATACGCAACGGAACAGTCCGGCCGCGATATTCCCGAAGGCGACGGTGACCCACTCGACATTTGTGTATGGGCCGAAAAAACGATTCCCCACGGTAACATCATTCTTCAGGCCATCCCCATCGGCGGTATTCGCCTGATTGATAAGGGTGAAGCGGATGATAAAATCATCGCTGTACTGAAAAATGACGCCGTATACGGTGGCTGGACGGATTTGAATGACTGCCCTAAAAGCGTTTTGAACCGTCTTGTTCACTACTTCCTGACGTACAAAAACATTCCTGGCGAAGCCAAAGCCATTATCGAAATCGACAGCGTATACGGTCGTGACGTTGCTCACGAAGTAATTCGGAAAAGCCGTCAGGATTACCAAACCCTGACTTCCAAAATTCCGGTAATCTAA
- a CDS encoding glycosyltransferase family 2 protein, with product MPPYPLQLSVVIPLYNEEESLPELCAWIERVMNQHQFTYEVILVDDGSNDHSWRVIRQLSFENPQIKGLRFSRNYGKSAALHTGFQAAQGQVIITMDADLQDSPDEIPELYRLITEDGYDLISGWKQKRYDPLTKTLPTKLFNAVSRWVSGVNLHDFNCGLKAYDAPVAKSVRLYGEMHRNIPILAKWNGFGKIGEKAVQHQARKYGKTKFGLERFIYGLLDMLTIVFVNRFGKRPMHLFGSFGVISFLLGFVATLWLAFDKIYSVSAGHKFRNLTDDPKFFLALTAIIVGFQLFLAGFLGELMASNSERTTEYKVREKAGIGEKVG from the coding sequence ATGCCACCATATCCTTTGCAACTATCCGTAGTCATCCCCCTGTACAACGAAGAGGAGTCGCTTCCCGAACTTTGTGCCTGGATTGAACGGGTAATGAATCAACATCAGTTTACGTATGAAGTGATTCTGGTAGATGATGGAAGTAACGATCATTCCTGGCGGGTGATTCGCCAGCTTTCTTTTGAAAATCCGCAGATCAAAGGACTACGTTTTAGCCGGAACTACGGAAAGTCGGCCGCTTTACATACAGGATTTCAAGCCGCTCAGGGTCAGGTTATTATTACCATGGACGCGGATCTACAGGATAGCCCGGACGAGATTCCGGAACTCTATCGCCTGATTACGGAAGATGGCTACGACCTGATTTCGGGCTGGAAGCAGAAACGTTACGATCCACTCACGAAGACGCTGCCAACCAAGTTGTTTAATGCCGTCTCCCGCTGGGTTTCGGGCGTAAACCTGCACGATTTTAATTGTGGTTTAAAAGCCTACGACGCACCCGTTGCTAAATCGGTACGTCTATACGGCGAAATGCACCGGAATATTCCCATTTTAGCTAAGTGGAATGGCTTCGGCAAGATTGGAGAGAAAGCCGTACAGCACCAGGCTCGAAAATATGGTAAAACCAAATTCGGTTTAGAGCGTTTTATATACGGGCTACTCGATATGCTGACCATTGTGTTCGTGAATCGCTTCGGCAAACGACCCATGCACTTGTTCGGCAGTTTCGGGGTTATTTCCTTTTTGCTGGGCTTTGTAGCAACGCTTTGGCTGGCTTTTGATAAAATTTACAGTGTATCTGCAGGTCATAAGTTTCGAAACTTGACGGACGATCCTAAATTTTTCTTAGCTTTAACGGCTATTATCGTTGGCTTTCAGCTCTTTCTCGCGGGCTTTCTGGGCGAACTGATGGCTTCTAATTCCGAGCGAACGACGGAATACAAAGTCAGAGAAAAGGCAGGAATCGGAGAAAAAGTGGGATGA
- a CDS encoding tRNA1(Val) (adenine(37)-N6)-methyltransferase, with the protein MARNSYFRFKQFTIWQDQTAMKVCTDACVLGAWTPLKESHRILDIGTGTGLLPLMLAQRLTAPYHIHAVEIDPNSASQARTNVQESPFAETIHIYETSIQAFTSEHPYDLIISNPPFFQNYLRSPNEGRNRAAHDERLSLAELAAAVDRHLAPEGRFAVLLPVFETDLLAKGIRPYGLHIQQQLALKNDPGKPAFRLLTLFSRQAPIAEITPEVLCIRDETNEYTPDFVALLKDYYLIF; encoded by the coding sequence TTGGCTCGTAATTCATACTTCCGCTTCAAACAATTCACCATCTGGCAGGACCAGACGGCCATGAAAGTCTGTACGGATGCCTGCGTGCTGGGTGCCTGGACGCCCTTGAAAGAGAGTCATCGCATTCTCGACATTGGTACCGGAACGGGACTACTGCCGCTCATGCTTGCTCAGCGACTCACGGCCCCGTACCACATCCACGCGGTTGAAATTGACCCTAATTCGGCTTCGCAAGCTCGCACCAATGTGCAGGAAAGTCCCTTTGCTGAAACCATACACATTTACGAAACGTCCATTCAGGCCTTTACGTCTGAGCATCCGTACGATCTCATTATTTCCAATCCTCCTTTTTTTCAGAATTACCTGCGTTCGCCCAACGAAGGCCGAAACCGGGCGGCCCACGATGAACGTCTTTCGCTGGCCGAATTGGCAGCGGCGGTCGACAGGCATCTGGCCCCTGAAGGTCGGTTTGCCGTTTTACTGCCCGTATTCGAAACCGATTTACTAGCGAAGGGAATACGTCCCTACGGACTGCATATACAGCAGCAACTGGCGTTAAAAAATGATCCCGGAAAACCCGCCTTCAGGCTATTGACACTCTTCTCCCGACAGGCCCCTATCGCAGAAATTACGCCCGAAGTACTTTGTATCCGCGACGAAACGAATGAGTACACGCCGGATTTCGTAGCTTTGCTGAAAGATTACTACCTGATTTTTTAA
- a CDS encoding ribonuclease H1 domain-containing protein, with protein sequence MSKKTKYYVVWQGRHPGIFDNWEDAKAQIEGFNGAQYKSFEDKQQAVMAFRENPYKHIGTAKKQPAAPKNASLVGKPITPALAVDAAWNTASGVMEYQGVEYPSGTLIFRMGPFADGTNNVGEFLAIVHGLAHLKKHNSPLPLYSDSRTAISWVRNKHANTKLPETDQNKILFELIDRAETWLKNNTFSTKILKWETEYWGENPADFGRK encoded by the coding sequence GTGAGTAAGAAAACCAAATATTATGTAGTCTGGCAGGGACGGCACCCCGGTATTTTCGATAACTGGGAGGACGCCAAAGCCCAAATTGAAGGCTTTAATGGAGCACAGTATAAGTCATTTGAGGACAAACAGCAGGCCGTTATGGCTTTTCGAGAGAATCCCTACAAACACATCGGAACGGCCAAAAAACAACCCGCTGCCCCGAAAAATGCGTCACTGGTGGGTAAACCGATCACTCCTGCCCTGGCCGTAGATGCGGCCTGGAATACGGCTTCCGGTGTGATGGAATACCAGGGAGTCGAGTATCCCTCGGGTACGCTCATTTTTCGCATGGGTCCGTTTGCGGATGGTACCAATAATGTAGGGGAATTTCTGGCGATTGTGCACGGACTGGCTCACCTGAAAAAGCACAACAGTCCGCTGCCGCTTTACTCCGATTCGCGGACGGCTATTAGCTGGGTACGCAACAAACACGCCAACACTAAGCTTCCCGAGACCGATCAGAATAAAATTCTTTTTGAGCTGATCGACCGGGCCGAAACCTGGCTCAAGAACAATACCTTTTCAACGAAAATTTTAAAGTGGGAAACCGAATACTGGGGTGAAAATCCGGCTGATTTTGGTCGGAAATAA
- a CDS encoding ABC transporter ATP-binding protein — protein MAEEKVSGKIVDWKIIQRLFQFIKPYNLQFISLVVLILLGAVLAPLTPLLIRYTIDHHIAVSDYQGLTTMLIAMVALLVVQGLTQFASSYLSGWLGQTIIRDIRVQLYEKILYLRLKFFDDTPIGRLVTRTISDVETLADVFSEGLASIAGDILQLILIIAVMMYADWRLSLISLSTVPLMLISTYIFKEKVKKSFTEVRTAVANLNSFVQEHITGMNIVQIFSAEPIEQKKFETLNQEHRNANVKSILYYSIYYPVAEVIAAMATGMIVWYGAKEVIGLQTSYGTITAFIMFINLFFRPIRMLADRFNTLQMGVVSTDRILKLLDSEEYTQNEGTYTPAELQGKVEFRNVWFAYNDPEYVLKNIAFTVDAGKTIALVGATGAGKSSTINLLSRFYEIQKGQILIDDVDLKNYELGWLRSRIGVVLQDVFLFSDTIERNITLGDPTITREQVIEAARLVGADEFIQRLPGSYDYNVMERGATLSVGQRQLISFVRALVRNPRILILDEATASVDTETEELIQAAITKLMKGRTAIVIAHRLSTIQNADQILVLDKGHIVEAGRHEELLESGGAYANLHRMQYKELV, from the coding sequence GTGGCCGAAGAAAAAGTTAGTGGTAAGATCGTAGACTGGAAAATTATTCAGCGATTATTTCAGTTTATCAAACCTTACAACCTACAGTTTATCAGTTTGGTGGTACTGATTCTGCTGGGAGCCGTATTAGCTCCCCTGACACCCCTGCTGATTCGTTATACCATTGACCATCACATTGCCGTCAGTGACTATCAGGGCCTGACTACCATGCTTATTGCCATGGTAGCTTTGTTAGTGGTCCAGGGCCTGACGCAGTTTGCCAGTAGTTACCTGTCGGGTTGGCTGGGTCAAACCATCATTCGGGATATCCGGGTTCAACTCTACGAAAAAATTCTGTACTTGCGGTTAAAATTCTTCGACGATACACCCATTGGCCGACTGGTTACCCGTACCATTTCTGACGTAGAAACACTCGCGGATGTCTTTTCCGAAGGTCTAGCCAGCATCGCCGGAGATATTCTGCAACTCATATTGATCATTGCGGTGATGATGTACGCGGATTGGCGGCTTTCACTAATCAGTCTGAGTACAGTTCCGCTGATGTTGATTTCCACGTACATCTTCAAGGAGAAAGTCAAGAAGTCGTTTACTGAAGTACGGACGGCGGTCGCTAATCTGAACTCCTTTGTTCAGGAGCACATTACGGGCATGAATATCGTTCAGATTTTCAGTGCCGAACCCATCGAACAGAAGAAGTTTGAGACGCTCAATCAGGAGCACCGTAACGCGAACGTCAAGTCTATTCTGTACTATTCGATTTATTATCCGGTAGCTGAGGTGATTGCGGCCATGGCTACGGGGATGATTGTCTGGTACGGAGCGAAGGAGGTTATTGGCCTGCAGACCAGCTACGGTACCATCACTGCCTTCATCATGTTTATTAACCTGTTTTTCCGACCCATTCGAATGCTGGCGGATCGTTTCAATACTCTGCAAATGGGTGTGGTCAGTACCGACCGTATTCTGAAATTGCTGGATTCTGAAGAATACACCCAGAATGAAGGAACGTATACGCCCGCCGAACTGCAGGGAAAAGTAGAGTTTCGAAATGTCTGGTTTGCCTACAATGACCCGGAATACGTTCTAAAAAACATTGCCTTTACGGTTGACGCCGGAAAAACCATCGCTTTGGTCGGAGCTACGGGAGCGGGTAAATCATCGACTATTAACCTGCTGAGTCGTTTTTACGAAATTCAGAAAGGTCAAATTCTCATTGACGATGTCGATCTGAAAAACTACGAGCTGGGCTGGTTACGAAGCCGGATCGGCGTGGTATTGCAGGATGTATTCCTGTTTTCGGATACAATCGAACGTAACATTACGTTGGGCGATCCAACGATTACGCGGGAGCAGGTCATTGAAGCCGCTCGCCTCGTGGGAGCTGACGAATTCATCCAACGTCTCCCGGGTTCTTACGATTACAACGTCATGGAACGCGGGGCTACGCTTTCCGTAGGGCAACGGCAGTTGATTTCGTTTGTGCGGGCACTGGTACGCAATCCGCGTATTCTGATCCTTGATGAAGCCACGGCCTCGGTGGATACGGAGACCGAAGAGCTGATTCAGGCGGCTATTACTAAACTGATGAAAGGTCGTACGGCGATCGTAATTGCTCACCGCCTCAGTACCATTCAGAATGCCGATCAGATTCTGGTACTCGACAAAGGTCACATCGTTGAAGCCGGACGACATGAAGAACTCCTCGAAAGTGGAGGAGCCTACGCCAATCTTCACCGAATGCAGTACAAGGAATTGGTATAG